The following are encoded in a window of Candidatus Zixiibacteriota bacterium genomic DNA:
- a CDS encoding MoxR family ATPase: MVENRSDLQAVEQLNDAHDKIREEIKKVIIGQDKVIEQLMIALLSAGHCLLVGVPGLAKTLLISTLANILDLKFNRIQFTPDLMPSDITGTEIIEEDKVSGQRSFRYVKGPVFANAILADEINRTPPKTQAALLQAMQEHEVTAAGHTFKLDEPFFVLATQNPIEQEGTYPLPEAQLDRFMFNVYVDYPSESEEHMIVKTTTVTAKHSLNKILNAGEIINLQQLVRRVPVSDHLIQYAVAISRATRPNDDHAPDYIKNWVSWGAGPRASQYMILAAKTRAILDGRPTPGPEDVRFAALPVLRHRIVTSFNAEADGVGTPQIVQKLLETVKVQG, encoded by the coding sequence ATGGTAGAAAATAGGAGTGATCTTCAAGCAGTCGAGCAACTTAATGACGCTCATGATAAAATAAGGGAGGAGATTAAGAAGGTAATAATAGGCCAGGATAAAGTAATTGAACAACTTATGATAGCCCTGCTGTCCGCGGGGCATTGTCTTCTGGTGGGTGTCCCCGGGCTGGCCAAGACCCTCCTTATCTCGACTTTGGCCAATATCCTGGATCTGAAATTCAACCGGATTCAGTTTACGCCCGATTTGATGCCATCGGATATTACCGGCACGGAGATTATTGAGGAAGACAAAGTATCCGGCCAGCGTTCGTTCAGATATGTCAAGGGACCTGTCTTTGCGAATGCCATTCTGGCAGACGAGATAAATAGAACCCCGCCAAAGACTCAGGCGGCATTGCTGCAAGCCATGCAGGAACATGAAGTTACAGCGGCGGGGCATACTTTCAAACTGGATGAGCCATTTTTTGTGCTGGCGACTCAGAATCCGATTGAGCAGGAGGGAACCTATCCTTTGCCCGAGGCCCAGCTGGATCGATTCATGTTTAATGTATATGTTGATTACCCTTCGGAGTCGGAAGAGCATATGATAGTCAAGACGACAACAGTGACAGCCAAGCACAGTCTCAATAAAATATTGAATGCCGGCGAGATAATTAATCTTCAGCAATTGGTTCGCCGGGTGCCGGTTTCGGATCATCTGATACAATATGCGGTTGCTATTTCGCGCGCCACCCGCCCCAATGATGATCACGCCCCGGATTATATCAAAAATTGGGTCTCCTGGGGGGCCGGGCCGAGAGCCTCACAGTATATGATTCTGGCCGCCAAAACCCGCGCCATTCTCGACGGCCGCCCGACACCGGGGCCGGAGGATGTCCGTTTTGCGGCGCTTCCGGTACTGCGGCACCGGATTGTCACCTCGTTCAATGCCGAAGCGGATGGAGTTGGTACGCCGCAGATAGTGCAAAAGTTATTGGAAACCGTCAAGGTACAGGGGTAA
- a CDS encoding polymer-forming cytoskeletal protein — translation MNTIIGKDAVFTGTLDVKGAVRIDGTIKGKVICSDTVTVGTGGYVEADIEAAAAVVAGKISGNLHATERVELQAKSDVEGDIKTKSLVVEQGALFCGACRMKEGKSELSFLPPREEEETILLRDRIKDDSRK, via the coding sequence ATGAACACCATTATCGGCAAAGATGCCGTGTTCACCGGCACACTGGATGTGAAAGGGGCGGTACGTATCGATGGTACCATTAAGGGAAAAGTGATCTGCTCGGACACGGTCACGGTCGGTACCGGCGGGTATGTTGAAGCCGATATCGAAGCGGCGGCGGCGGTGGTGGCCGGAAAAATCAGCGGCAATCTGCATGCCACCGAACGGGTCGAGCTTCAGGCCAAATCCGATGTCGAAGGCGACATCAAGACCAAATCACTGGTGGTGGAGCAGGGTGCGCTTTTCTGCGGCGCCTGCCGGATGAAAGAGGGAAAATCGGAGTTGAGTTTTCTCCCACCTCGTGAAGAAGAAGAGACGATTCTGCTCAGAGACAGAATTAAGGATGATTCCCGCAAGTAG
- a CDS encoding M23 family metallopeptidase encodes MGQVKYYNLMIVSDGVATPFGFRIKASVLKAALAALIVLLLLLLVFFINYGRILVRASKTERLEKENESLRLYKYKLGLLEANMKETRAVVDRIAKIAGVDIELPELPPDSILFATIEGQSSEALMHGDSLTDGRPHGLPLKGFMTRGYSDDSADYHSGIDIAAAIGTPVLATATGNVVFAGYDSTYGLTVIIEHADNISSLYGHNSELLARPGDNVQTGTRIALSGNTGRSTAPHLHYEIRELGKSINPLKYITDDEISNKQN; translated from the coding sequence ATGGGACAGGTAAAGTACTATAACCTGATGATTGTATCGGACGGAGTGGCGACGCCGTTCGGATTTCGTATCAAGGCCTCGGTATTGAAAGCGGCGCTGGCGGCTCTGATTGTTCTGCTGCTACTGCTCCTTGTCTTTTTTATCAACTACGGCCGGATTCTGGTGCGCGCCTCCAAAACGGAACGTCTGGAGAAGGAGAATGAATCGCTGCGTCTCTATAAGTACAAACTGGGACTTCTGGAGGCGAACATGAAGGAGACCCGGGCCGTGGTTGACAGGATCGCCAAGATCGCCGGCGTCGATATCGAACTGCCGGAACTTCCGCCCGACTCGATCCTGTTTGCGACTATTGAGGGGCAGTCATCGGAGGCGCTGATGCACGGTGATTCACTGACTGACGGCCGCCCGCACGGTTTGCCGCTCAAAGGATTTATGACCCGCGGTTACAGCGATGATTCCGCCGACTATCATTCCGGGATCGATATCGCCGCGGCGATCGGCACGCCGGTTCTGGCGACGGCGACCGGAAACGTGGTCTTTGCCGGGTACGATTCCACTTACGGCCTGACCGTGATCATCGAGCATGCCGACAATATTTCTTCATTATACGGTCATAACAGTGAGCTTCTGGCGAGACCCGGAGACAATGTGCAGACGGGAACCCGCATTGCACTATCGGGCAATACCGGGCGCTCCACGGCGCCGCATTTGCACTATGAAATCAGGGAACTTGGAAAATCAATCAACCCTTTAAAATATATTACGGACGATGAAATATCCAACAAACAAAACTGA
- a CDS encoding ParB/RepB/Spo0J family partition protein: MSGKVVLGRGLEALIPTQTDSTVQSGVFRNVPLDMIIPNPMQPRRKFEETSLQELAESFKSQGVLQPIIVKKNDNGYILIAGERRYRAARLAGLENIPAIIAEEKDESDMLQMALVENLQREDLNPLDAAEGFRKLMDDAGLTQNQLGSKVGKSRSAVANSLRLLDLPENIKEMIRAGKLTEGHARAILSIDDDLARVRLAERIVTENLSVRLAEDTARGVKKRKLVPRRKLPILVETENYLKQLLGTAVKITPGLKRGRIEIDYYGDEDLERILELFRKID; the protein is encoded by the coding sequence ATGAGCGGAAAAGTTGTCCTGGGGCGGGGATTGGAAGCATTAATCCCGACTCAGACCGATAGTACAGTCCAGAGCGGCGTTTTCCGGAATGTCCCCCTCGATATGATTATCCCCAATCCGATGCAGCCGCGGCGGAAGTTCGAGGAGACCTCACTGCAGGAACTGGCCGAATCGTTCAAGAGCCAGGGGGTGCTGCAACCGATAATTGTCAAAAAGAACGATAACGGATATATTCTGATCGCGGGCGAGCGGCGTTACCGGGCGGCCCGCCTGGCCGGGCTGGAAAATATTCCGGCGATTATTGCCGAGGAAAAAGACGAATCGGACATGCTGCAGATGGCGCTGGTGGAGAATCTTCAGCGCGAGGATCTCAATCCTCTGGATGCGGCGGAAGGGTTCCGGAAATTGATGGATGATGCCGGCCTGACTCAGAACCAGCTTGGCTCCAAGGTCGGCAAGAGCCGCTCCGCGGTGGCCAACAGTTTGCGGCTTCTGGATCTGCCGGAAAATATTAAAGAGATGATCCGCGCCGGCAAATTGACCGAGGGGCATGCCCGGGCCATTCTTTCGATTGATGACGATCTGGCGCGGGTGCGTCTGGCCGAGAGGATTGTTACCGAAAATCTTTCGGTACGCCTGGCCGAGGACACGGCGCGGGGAGTCAAGAAAAGAAAACTGGTTCCCAGAAGAAAGCTTCCGATCCTCGTGGAGACCGAAAATTACCTGAAGCAGCTGCTGGGAACGGCGGTCAAGATCACCCCCGGATTGAAACGCGGGAGGATCGAGATCGATTATTACGGTGATGAAGACCTGGAAAGAATACTGGAACTATTCCGGAAGATAGATTGA
- a CDS encoding AAA family ATPase: MARIMAVANQKGGVGKTTTAVNLSSCLAVAEKKTLLIDFDPQANTTSGVGLDKAKLESAVYDVLVGRKRLLDVIMPTDLSFLNVAPSSIALVGAEVEMVAMMSRERILAAALKEVIPLYDYIIIDCPPSLGLLTVNALTAAHSVIIPIQCEYYALEGLGQLLHTIQLVQKNLNPALEIEGVLLTMFDGRLNLSRQVADEARRFFSGRVYSTVINRNVRLSEAPSFGKPIILYDILSTGAENYMALTKEVLSR, encoded by the coding sequence GTGGCACGAATCATGGCTGTGGCCAATCAGAAGGGTGGGGTCGGGAAAACCACGACCGCGGTTAATCTTTCTTCCTGTCTGGCGGTGGCGGAGAAAAAGACTTTGCTCATCGATTTCGATCCCCAGGCGAACACCACCTCCGGAGTGGGGCTGGACAAAGCAAAATTGGAATCGGCGGTCTATGATGTCCTTGTTGGTCGGAAGCGGCTGCTCGACGTGATAATGCCGACCGACTTGTCCTTTTTGAATGTGGCACCGTCATCGATCGCCCTGGTGGGGGCCGAGGTGGAGATGGTGGCGATGATGTCGCGAGAGAGAATTCTGGCCGCGGCTTTAAAAGAGGTAATTCCGCTGTACGATTATATCATCATTGACTGTCCACCCTCGCTGGGACTTCTCACGGTCAACGCCCTGACCGCGGCGCACTCGGTGATTATCCCGATTCAGTGCGAGTACTATGCCCTGGAGGGCCTGGGGCAGCTTCTGCACACCATACAGCTGGTGCAGAAGAATCTCAATCCGGCGCTGGAGATCGAGGGGGTGCTTCTGACCATGTTCGACGGGCGTCTCAATCTTTCACGTCAGGTGGCCGATGAGGCGCGCCGGTTTTTCAGCGGCCGGGTGTACAGTACGGTCATCAATCGCAACGTGCGGCTCTCCGAGGCGCCCAGTTTCGGCAAGCCGATCATCTTGTATGATATACTTTCAACAGGAGCGGAAAACTATATGGCTTTGACCAAGGAGGTGTTGAGCCGATGA
- a CDS encoding class I SAM-dependent methyltransferase, translating to MNSDISKNIPHFSSQVIFSKYDTSGRLSAYLQDILAYNKKVNLVSRETSYDDLVRIAADCLVPFELIAAPMGKIFDIGAGAGFPSLVLLLGFSGLEGVIFERTGKKALFLESMVRGYDLNAEIISGDFLTVSGDLPSESFDYGFMKYVHLDKKILSTALLLLKHSGCFIYYSRSDFLSAEMSEGIVVRALPYYLDDQKQVHTISIFSTEP from the coding sequence TTGAATTCCGATATCTCAAAGAACATTCCGCATTTTTCATCGCAAGTCATATTCAGTAAATACGATACATCCGGCAGGCTGTCCGCCTATCTTCAAGATATTCTGGCTTACAACAAGAAAGTCAACCTTGTTTCACGTGAAACATCCTACGATGATCTGGTTCGAATAGCGGCCGACTGCCTGGTTCCTTTCGAGCTTATAGCGGCCCCAATGGGGAAGATATTTGATATAGGCGCCGGGGCAGGATTTCCCTCACTGGTACTATTGCTAGGTTTCTCCGGGCTGGAGGGGGTTATTTTCGAAAGAACCGGGAAAAAGGCGCTTTTTCTGGAAAGCATGGTCAGAGGATACGATCTGAATGCCGAGATAATTTCCGGCGATTTCCTTACCGTTTCGGGAGATCTTCCCTCGGAATCCTTTGACTATGGTTTTATGAAATACGTGCATCTGGATAAGAAAATTCTCTCCACCGCTCTTCTTCTTCTGAAGCATTCCGGTTGTTTTATTTATTATTCCCGCTCTGATTTTCTTTCGGCGGAAATGTCCGAGGGAATTGTGGTTCGGGCACTTCCATACTATCTTGATGACCAAAAACAAGTTCACACAATTTCTATCTTTTCTACCGAGCCATAA
- the mnmG gene encoding tRNA uridine-5-carboxymethylaminomethyl(34) synthesis enzyme MnmG: MKHYDFDIVVVGGGHAGVEAALVASRMGKKVGLVTMDRTRLALMSCNPAIGGLGKSHIVKEIDALGGLMGKAIDATGIQFRKLNLSRGAAVWSTRAQADRIAYNHFVCQFVEADRNVTVIEATAGAFLVENGKAAGIETEEGARVLAGAVIVCSGTFLGGLIHIGEKQTLSGRRGEKGAYKLSDSFRALGFEVGRLKTGTPPRLDARTIDFDRCQVQPGDIPIPFFSYTTKAYDFAQIPCHLTYTTEKTKEIISRNLHRSPIFSGQITSRGPRYCPSIEDKIHRFSDKPRHQIFLEPEGNGTDEIYPNGFSTSLPEEVQREAIRSVIGLEKAKMTKPGYAVEYDYCPAYQIKASLETKLVKGLFLAGQINGTSGYEEAAGQGIMAGINAVLKIEKEPPFILDRAEAYLAVMIDDLITHSTTEPYRMFTSRAEYRLGIREDNARDRLFHHAKKYRLIPVEDYEQFIGLQEETKKHIAMLKKSVVPVAKLDELSKYFVRRESVALADLLRIPGVRHQDIWPFIEVFSGTEENRSEIAERAAIFIRYEGYIRKQEREVEKFRKMENELIPADLPFLALSGLRSEAKEKFNRFRPTSLGQAGRIEGVTSGDLAALSIHVRKYYLQQGKAGLGEHS; the protein is encoded by the coding sequence GTGAAACATTACGATTTTGACATAGTGGTGGTCGGCGGCGGGCATGCCGGAGTGGAAGCGGCGCTGGTCGCCTCACGGATGGGAAAGAAAGTCGGCCTGGTGACGATGGATAGGACCCGTCTGGCTCTGATGTCCTGCAACCCGGCCATTGGCGGGCTGGGGAAATCTCATATAGTCAAGGAGATAGATGCTCTGGGCGGATTGATGGGGAAGGCGATCGATGCCACCGGAATACAGTTCCGCAAGCTCAATTTGTCGCGCGGGGCGGCGGTTTGGTCGACCCGGGCGCAGGCTGACAGGATTGCTTATAACCATTTTGTCTGTCAGTTTGTGGAAGCGGATAGGAATGTCACTGTCATTGAGGCGACCGCTGGTGCGTTCCTGGTGGAAAATGGAAAGGCTGCCGGGATTGAAACCGAGGAGGGAGCGAGGGTTCTGGCCGGGGCGGTGATAGTCTGCTCGGGGACTTTTCTTGGGGGATTAATTCATATCGGGGAGAAACAGACGTTATCGGGGCGCCGGGGCGAGAAGGGAGCCTACAAGCTAAGCGATTCTTTTCGCGCCTTGGGATTTGAGGTGGGGCGTCTCAAGACCGGCACGCCGCCCCGTTTGGATGCCAGAACGATCGATTTTGACCGCTGCCAGGTCCAGCCGGGGGATATTCCAATTCCGTTTTTCTCTTATACCACAAAAGCTTACGATTTTGCACAGATTCCCTGCCATCTGACTTATACGACCGAAAAGACAAAGGAAATCATCTCAAGGAATCTTCATCGCTCGCCGATTTTCTCAGGGCAGATCACATCGCGGGGGCCGAGATACTGCCCCTCGATTGAGGACAAAATCCACCGTTTCAGCGACAAGCCGCGACATCAGATATTTCTCGAACCGGAGGGGAACGGAACGGATGAGATCTACCCCAACGGCTTTTCGACCTCGCTTCCCGAGGAGGTGCAGCGGGAGGCGATTCGATCGGTAATTGGATTGGAGAAAGCTAAAATGACGAAGCCGGGGTATGCGGTCGAATATGATTATTGCCCGGCCTATCAGATTAAAGCTTCGCTGGAGACAAAGTTGGTGAAAGGTCTGTTTTTGGCCGGGCAGATAAATGGGACTTCGGGATATGAAGAGGCGGCCGGTCAGGGAATAATGGCCGGCATAAACGCCGTGCTGAAAATCGAGAAAGAGCCACCGTTTATACTTGACCGGGCCGAGGCTTATCTTGCGGTGATGATTGATGATTTGATAACTCATTCTACGACCGAACCTTACCGCATGTTCACCTCGCGGGCCGAATACCGGCTGGGGATACGTGAGGATAATGCCCGGGACCGGCTGTTTCATCATGCAAAGAAATATCGATTGATCCCGGTTGAAGATTACGAACAGTTTATCGGGCTTCAGGAGGAGACCAAAAAGCATATTGCGATGCTGAAGAAGAGTGTCGTGCCAGTGGCGAAACTGGATGAGTTATCGAAATATTTCGTTCGGCGCGAGAGTGTCGCCCTAGCCGATCTTCTGAGGATCCCCGGTGTAAGGCATCAGGATATATGGCCGTTTATTGAGGTTTTCTCGGGTACCGAGGAGAACAGGAGCGAAATTGCCGAGCGAGCGGCTATTTTTATCCGGTATGAAGGATATATCCGGAAACAGGAGCGGGAAGTTGAGAAATTCCGGAAAATGGAGAATGAATTGATTCCTGCCGATCTTCCCTTTTTGGCTCTATCCGGTCTCCGGAGCGAGGCCAAAGAGAAATTCAATCGTTTCCGGCCCACATCGCTGGGACAGGCCGGGCGGATAGAGGGGGTCACCAGCGGGGACTTGGCAGCCCTGTCAATTCATGTAAGAAAATACTATCTTCAGCAAGGGAAAGCCGGTTTGGGGGAACATAGTTGA
- the mnmE gene encoding tRNA uridine-5-carboxymethylaminomethyl(34) synthesis GTPase MnmE, with the protein MGAKVSGKERGIKFSNEDTIAAIITPPGEGGIGAIRIAGPESSSIISSIFRPAEQSVTPPLPFHLYYGHIVDKGGNVIDEVTMVEMPEGKSYTGQKQAEIFCHGGQFVLRQILNLVFAHGARPAEPGEFTRRAFLAGRIDLARAEAVADLIASKTEYAYAAAKNNLLGALSEQVGQIRNQALDLLSEIEASVDYPEEDIDTADKERLLVSLDKIIEEITELATTYRSGRIIKEGYKIAIAGRPNAGKSSLFNLLLNQNRAIVAPIPGTTRDYLTEWIDLEGIAVSLTDTAGLRKATGIIEKAGQRSAQEIMAGSDLVIWIVDLTRRSWEQELETDLKSISKTIILLLYNKIDKLNKAQKEKLEVKLKEHSGVVFSCVTRAGLKDLRTELVRRISNQMPDLTDRLVVTSERHKKKMENALKYLRKAKRNIGRDESPELVAFELRQGINEIDEITGRVYNEEILDRIFSRFCIGK; encoded by the coding sequence ATGGGGGCGAAAGTATCGGGAAAGGAAAGAGGTATCAAGTTCTCAAATGAAGATACCATTGCGGCCATAATCACGCCGCCGGGTGAGGGAGGTATCGGCGCGATCCGGATCGCCGGGCCGGAATCATCGTCAATTATATCCAGCATATTCCGCCCCGCCGAGCAATCCGTCACACCGCCTCTCCCCTTCCATCTGTACTATGGTCATATCGTGGACAAGGGCGGCAATGTTATCGATGAGGTGACCATGGTCGAGATGCCGGAGGGGAAATCGTACACCGGGCAGAAACAGGCCGAGATATTCTGTCACGGCGGACAATTTGTACTGCGGCAGATACTGAATCTTGTTTTCGCCCATGGCGCGCGTCCGGCCGAGCCGGGGGAATTCACACGGCGGGCTTTCCTGGCCGGGCGGATTGATCTGGCCCGCGCCGAGGCGGTGGCCGATTTGATTGCCTCAAAGACCGAATATGCTTATGCCGCCGCAAAGAATAATCTTCTGGGGGCGCTTTCGGAGCAGGTCGGACAAATTAGAAACCAGGCGTTGGACCTTCTCTCCGAAATCGAGGCCTCGGTCGATTACCCCGAGGAGGATATCGATACCGCCGACAAAGAGCGGCTGCTCGTTTCACTTGATAAGATTATCGAGGAGATCACCGAGCTGGCGACAACCTACCGCTCGGGGAGAATTATCAAGGAGGGGTACAAGATTGCGATCGCAGGGAGGCCGAACGCGGGGAAATCATCGCTTTTTAATCTTCTTCTCAACCAGAATCGCGCCATTGTGGCGCCGATCCCCGGCACCACGCGTGATTATCTGACCGAATGGATTGACCTTGAGGGTATCGCAGTATCTTTGACCGACACGGCGGGACTTCGCAAGGCGACCGGAATAATCGAAAAGGCCGGGCAGCGGTCGGCGCAGGAGATTATGGCCGGCTCGGATTTGGTGATCTGGATTGTAGATCTGACCAGAAGAAGTTGGGAGCAAGAACTGGAAACTGATTTGAAATCAATATCAAAAACCATTATATTGTTATTATACAATAAGATAGATAAATTGAACAAGGCGCAAAAAGAGAAACTTGAGGTCAAGTTGAAGGAACATTCGGGGGTTGTTTTTTCATGCGTGACCAGGGCCGGTCTGAAAGATTTACGGACTGAACTGGTAAGACGTATCAGCAATCAGATGCCGGATTTGACCGACCGGCTGGTGGTCACCTCGGAGCGGCATAAGAAGAAAATGGAAAATGCCCTGAAATACCTGCGCAAGGCGAAACGGAATATTGGCCGTGACGAATCGCCCGAGCTGGTGGCGTTTGAGCTTCGCCAGGGGATTAATGAGATTGACGAGATCACCGGCAGAGTATATAATGAAGAGATACTGGATCGGATTTTCTCGCGGTTTTGTATAGGGAAATAG